CCCGCATCTCGGTTAAATATTGAAAACACGGCAACTGCAATCATTGAGATAGAGATAATAAACGGTATTGATTTTGACGGAACAATAAAAACAAGTAATGCTCCCAAAATTGAACCGAAAAGCGTTAGTGATATTAGTAGTGGTAAGCGACGACGATCAATCACTCCTTTCCCAAGAAAAGGCAATGTGCCACCAACGCTCATCAAGGTTAATGCCAGCATATTAGTAGCAAGAGCAGTGCGCGGATCAATACCAACCTGAAACATTATAGGTACGGTAATCAGGGAAGTACTACCAGTAATGACGCTGATAATGCTTGCTATCAAGAAAACTCCAATCAGAATAAATATTTGGATAACAGTCATAAAAAGTATCACTCGTCACAAGCAATTATCCCCTGAATTGTTACTATTAAACGATTAATAGTCATAAACTTAATCGAATTACCGTTGTTTGCTGGCACAAGTGCGGCTAGAACACCAAACAGAGTGTCCCGCGTCTGTCTAAAGCCCAAATCTACAATCAACGATCTAAAATCCTATGTTTCACGCTACCATTCTTGAACCCTTAGAAGCAGACCAATGGTTTGTGGATAGTGTTGACTTACGAGAGTTTGTTGTCACTGCTAAAGAAATACGCGATAAGCCTTTATGCTTTAAGCACAGCTTATCGCACCACACACAATCCTGCCCTAACCCTCACTGAACTCCCTAATTGTTGACTTCCAAGCAAGCGATTCTATGGGAGAATCCAGGGCAACAGTCCTGCAGTTAGATGACACTTAAACTTTTGATAAGACAACATGAATTTTCAGGAGCAATCTGTTTTCGCACACAAGACTCAATTTAGTGAGATTTCACCCTTACCATGACAGATTTATTTACACCCCTAACAATTGGCGCAGTGACTTTTCGCAACCGCATCGCAGTTTCGCCAATGTGTCAATATTCCAGTACAGATGGTTATGCTAATGATTGGCATCTGATTCATCTGGCAAGTCGTGCTGTTGGTGGTGCAGGTTTAGTTTTCACTGAAGCAGCAGCCATCGAACCAAGAGGACGAATCAGTCCCCAAGATTTGGGTATCTGGTTGGATGAGCATATTGAGCCATTGGCAAAAATTGTTAGGGCAATTCATAACTTTGGGGCGATTGCAGGTATTCAACTTGCTCATGCTGGTAGGAAAGCCAGTACTGCACCACCTTGGGAAGGAGGAGAAGTTTTAAACACATCCAATGGTGGTTGGCATCCTGTACTTTCTAGTAGTGCTATTCCTTTTAGCGAAAACCACCCTATTCCGGAAGCATTAAACATAGAAGGCATCCAACAGATTATAAATGACTTCGTACAAGCGGCTCAACGTTCACAAGAAGCTGGATTTAAAGTCATTGAAATCCATGCGGCTCATGGTTATCTCTTACACCAATTTCTCTCGCCTCTAAGTAACAAACGCAACGATGAATATGGCGGTAGTTTTGAAAATCGCACTCGTTTGCTAAGAGAAGTCGTTCAAGCGGTGCGAGAAATCTTACCATCAGATTATCCCTTGTGGGTAAGAATTTCTGCAACAGATTGGGTAGAAAATGGCTGGGATATAGAGCAGAGTATCGCCTTAGCAGAGAAACTGAATTCATTAGGTGTGGATTTAATTGATACTTCTAGCGGTGGTTCTGTACCCAACGCCAAAATTCCCTTTGGCCCTGGTTATCAAACTGAGTTTGCTACGAGAATCCGCCACGAGGCAAACATCCTCACAGGTGCTGTCGGTTTAATTACATCTCCAGAACAGGCGGATCAGATTATTCGTACAGGTCAGGCAGATATTGTTTTAATAGGACGAGAGATGCTACGCAATCCTTACTGGGCATTATCTGCTGCCAAAAAACTGCGACAGGAAAAATTTTCACCTGTTCAGTACGAGCGGGCTTGGCTTTAATCGTGTCGTATCATATGATTTGGGCTTGCGTCGATGCGTCGTAGTGATTCGATATTTTACCCAGAAAAACTCTGTGTTTCAAAAACACATATAGCGCTCTATGGCTGACGCCATAGAGCGAATCAGTAGAGGCGTCAGAGTCCTGTACTGAATCCTTGATGAGCGTGGTCTTCGATTAGTGGTACAGTCACAATCTCCCCACTAATCGCTTCTGACTCCTGAGTTCTGACTTGTTTTTCAACTTCAAACTGTTTAAGCTCTTTTGTGATGTAATTTACGTAGTGGTCACTATTATGCCGACTTAGAGCTAATTGATAACCACGTTCAGCTAAAGCATCAGCTTCTTGAGGGTTATTCAACAAATAGGTAATAGCTTGTTTTAAGCCTTCAACATCTTCTGGCTTAACCATCATTACCGCATTAGTTTCTGCTATATATTGATCGAGTCCAAGAGTGTGAGTGACTATCACAGGACGCCTACACGCCATTGCTTCCATCAATGCCTGTATTCCTGCACCACAATTACTTTCAAAGACACTGATTACAATAATATCTGCATCCCGATATAGCTGGACTAACTCCGGCCATTCATAAAATCGGCGTGACATATTTCGTGGTAATTTTTCCGGAAAAGCTCGTTTTAATAAAAGTGCATCGTTGGAGAAACCGCTGATTTTCACATCAATATCTAGATTTGCTGTTGCTGCTGCCAGAGTTCTGTAATCACGTTGTTCTAAACCAACACTAGCGATCATTGGACGCGACTTCTTCGCTGAAGCAGGCTTAGGTGCAAAAAATTTGAGATCGGTTTGCTCCCAAACAAAATGAACACGAGATGCAGGTAGATTCAG
This portion of the Brasilonema sennae CENA114 genome encodes:
- a CDS encoding NADH:flavin oxidoreductase/NADH oxidase, which codes for MTDLFTPLTIGAVTFRNRIAVSPMCQYSSTDGYANDWHLIHLASRAVGGAGLVFTEAAAIEPRGRISPQDLGIWLDEHIEPLAKIVRAIHNFGAIAGIQLAHAGRKASTAPPWEGGEVLNTSNGGWHPVLSSSAIPFSENHPIPEALNIEGIQQIINDFVQAAQRSQEAGFKVIEIHAAHGYLLHQFLSPLSNKRNDEYGGSFENRTRLLREVVQAVREILPSDYPLWVRISATDWVENGWDIEQSIALAEKLNSLGVDLIDTSSGGSVPNAKIPFGPGYQTEFATRIRHEANILTGAVGLITSPEQADQIIRTGQADIVLIGREMLRNPYWALSAAKKLRQEKFSPVQYERAWL
- a CDS encoding glycosyltransferase family 4 protein, translating into MTKYHIVLHRSIDLEKITTEAESNKCPRHVMWSLKQRLNASIHTPSGYQASFVDKLLSKIAGSPEYWAMARALSSRLKSDDIVFCNSEAGGIQLATLCGFKRNRPKIAVFFHNIDRPRGRLALKLFNLASKIDLFLACSKHQVTFLRDYLNLPASRVHFVWEQTDLKFFAPKPASAKKSRPMIASVGLEQRDYRTLAAATANLDIDVKISGFSNDALLLKRAFPEKLPRNMSRRFYEWPELVQLYRDADIIVISVFESNCGAGIQALMEAMACRRPVIVTHTLGLDQYIAETNAVMMVKPEDVEGLKQAITYLLNNPQEADALAERGYQLALSRHNSDHYVNYITKELKQFEVEKQVRTQESEAISGEIVTVPLIEDHAHQGFSTGL